One Amphiprion ocellaris isolate individual 3 ecotype Okinawa chromosome 5, ASM2253959v1, whole genome shotgun sequence genomic region harbors:
- the prok2 gene encoding prokineticin-2 yields the protein MAGWVYKPPPGPQHRSSEATWFCGLSRMHMQFGPSASASSLSTLEGSVTQRQLFVMRSFILLLFSTLLVSRGSSAVITGACEKDSQCGGGMCCAVSLWIRSLRMCTPMGQEGDDCHPMSHKVPFFGKRLHHTCPCLPNLSCVTIVEGKSKCVSPYKYPDYYL from the exons ATGGCGGGCTGGGTTTATAAACCTCCGCCCGGCCCTCAGCACAGGAGTTCGGAGGCCACTTGGTTCTGCGGTCTGTCACGGATGCACATGCAGTTCGGTCCGTCAGCTTCAGCATCCTCTCTTTCCACCCTGGAGGGCTCGGTAACACAAAGACAGCTCTTCGTCATGAGGTCCTTCATCCTGCTGCTCTTCTCCACGTTGCTGGTGTCGCGCGGCTCTTCGGCCGTCATCACAGGG GCTTGTGAGAAGGACTCTCAGTGTGGAGGAGGGATGTGCTGTGCAGTGAGTTTGTGGATTCGCAGCCTGCGTATGTGCACACCCATGGGTCAGGAGGGAGACGACTGTCACCCAATGAGCCACAAG GTTCCTTTCTTTGGCAAAAGACTCCACCACACCTGCCCCTGTCTGCCCAACCTGTCGTGTGTCACCATAGTGGAAGGCAAATCTAAATGTGTCTCACCGTACAAGTATCCAGATTACTACCTCTGA